The region AAGGTAATCTTTTCTAACATTCTTTTGCGGGAGGTGGCCTGTTTAGATTTAGAGGCATTGGCACTAAATCGCGCAATGAACTCTTGCAATTGTTTAATTTGCTCTTCTTTTTTGCTGTTTTGGTCTTTCATCATTTGTAATGCCAATTGACTGGATTCATACCAGAAATCATAGTTGCCAACAAATAGCTTGATTTTTCCAAAATCCACATCGGCGATGTGGGTACAGACTTTATTTAAAAAGTGCCGGTCGTGGGATACCACAATGACGGTGCCGGCAAAGTTAATAAGAAACTCCTCTAACCAACTAATGGACTTAATGTCCAAGTGGTTGGTGGGCTCATCCAGAATTAAAATGCCGGGTTTACCAAAAAGGGCTTGGGCCAGCAACACTTTGACTTTCTCGGCACCTTGCAGTTCAGCCATCTTTTTGTGGTGCAAATCGGAACCAATGCCCAAACCCCGCAATAAAGCAGCGGCATCGGTTTCGGCATCCCAGCCGTCCAATTCGGCAAACTCACCCTCAAGTTCAGCTGCTCTCATGCCGTCCTCTTCGGTAAGTTCTGTCTTTGAATAGATGGCTTCCTTTTCTTTAATAATTTCAATGAGCCTTGGATTACCCATGATAACTGTTTCCAAGACTTCATTTTCATCATACTGATAATGATCTTGCTTTAAAACAGATATTCTACTGCCTTTGGCTACGCTAATTTCACCGGTGTTTGCTTCGATTTCCCCTGCTAAAATTTTCAAAAAAGTACTTTTGCCGGCCCCATTGGCGCCAATAACACCGTAGCAGTTACCGGGAGTAAATTTTAAATTGACATTTTCAAATAGTTTGCGGTCACCAAACCTTAAACTGACATTTGTTACAGTGATCAATTTTTTAATTACCTTCCTTGTTGTTTTTTGTCGACATTCCGCGCTATTATATCATAATTGAGCTATATTTCCTACCGTCAGAATTGCTTATTAACAAATTGCACTTGGGAACCCACTATATAAATAGTATTGCTTGTTTGAAAAATGTTTGTTAACATAAACTTAAGTAAATATCTGTTTTTCACGTATATCCTTAGGAATATGGCCTAAAAGTCTCTACCGGGTAACCGTAAATTACCCGACTACGTGGGAAGTTTACCATTGGGTGGGTAGTTGAACTTTGTTTAACCCGTTACTATTTTAGGTTGTTTAAAGCCCGGACGGTAAGTTTCGCACATAGGACTGCGGAACCTGCTGTCCGGTTTTTTTTGATTATGATTATGGAGGTTTAAAATGTTTACTATTCAAAACTTAGTACAACCACCAACACTGGCGGAAGCCTACTCGGTGCTAACCAGTAATAAAAAGAGTACCGTTCTGGGTGGCTGTGCCTTTTTAAAACTGGGTTCTAAAAAAATTGATACCGCCATTGATTTGAGTAAATTGAGTTTAAACTACATTAAAGAACTAGATGACTTTATTGAGATTGGTGCCATGACCACCTTTAGGGACATTGAAACCAACCCTCTACTAAATAAGCTTTTTAACGGAGTAGTACCCCAGTCAGTTAGCAAAATAATTGGGGTACAATTTAGGCAAGTGGTGACAGTGGGGGCCAGTGTATATTCCAAGTATGGATTTTCGGACTTGATTACAGCACTGTTGGCTTTGGATACCGAAGTGGAGTTATACCAGGCTGGCAGAATGCCACTACAAACCTTTTTAGATGGCAGTTACCCCAGGGATATATTAACCAAAATATTTATTGCCAAAAACGAACGGCAAGCATGCTACCACGACTTAAGAAATTCGGCCAGCGATTTTCCGATACTAAATGTTGCTGTTTCTCTGTTAGCCGGAGATTGGCGCATTGTAGTGGGTGCCAGACCCACCCGGGCCACCATTGCCTTGGGGGCCTCGGCACAATTGGCAGTTGGTGATTTTACCCCAGAGAAGATTGAACAGGTCGCCAGTTTGGC is a window of Peptococcaceae bacterium 1198_IL3148 DNA encoding:
- a CDS encoding ABC-F family ATP-binding cassette domain-containing protein yields the protein MITVTNVSLRFGDRKLFENVNLKFTPGNCYGVIGANGAGKSTFLKILAGEIEANTGEISVAKGSRISVLKQDHYQYDENEVLETVIMGNPRLIEIIKEKEAIYSKTELTEEDGMRAAELEGEFAELDGWDAETDAAALLRGLGIGSDLHHKKMAELQGAEKVKVLLAQALFGKPGILILDEPTNHLDIKSISWLEEFLINFAGTVIVVSHDRHFLNKVCTHIADVDFGKIKLFVGNYDFWYESSQLALQMMKDQNSKKEEQIKQLQEFIARFSANASKSKQATSRKRMLEKITLDDIQPSNRKYPYVGFKPEREVGNEILTVEGLTKTIDGEKILDNVSFTVNKGDKIAFVGADEIVNTTLFKILMGEMEPDGGHYKWGVTITKAYFPKDNSHYFNDQNCSLVDWLRQFSTDQTESYLRGFLGRMLFSGEEALKQVNVLSGGERVRCMLSRMMLSNANLLILDQPTNHLDLESITALNNGLRDYSSNILFTSHDHQFIQTIANRIIEITPTGVIDKQMTYDEYLEYIS
- a CDS encoding FAD binding domain-containing protein, translated to MFTIQNLVQPPTLAEAYSVLTSNKKSTVLGGCAFLKLGSKKIDTAIDLSKLSLNYIKELDDFIEIGAMTTFRDIETNPLLNKLFNGVVPQSVSKIIGVQFRQVVTVGASVYSKYGFSDLITALLALDTEVELYQAGRMPLQTFLDGSYPRDILTKIFIAKNERQACYHDLRNSASDFPILNVAVSLLAGDWRIVVGARPTRATIALGASAQLAVGDFTPEKIEQVASLAATEVSFGSNISGSAEYRRAICPVLVKRAIMEVAQCK